The Cydia amplana chromosome 20, ilCydAmpl1.1, whole genome shotgun sequence nucleotide sequence GAATAACTACTAAACAAGAGTGTAAACAAGGTTAAACGTCGAAGATGCAATCATATTCACAAACATCTGTACACGCCTacgtttcaaaaatatattcacACGCGTCTAAGATAGTTGATAATAAGGTCGTCggtatcataaaattatatttatcataAAATGTTGTGATTGCACTTGATACTCGTATATTTAAGGAAGATTAGGACACACAGTTTTCCTTATTTCGATATTAGTAACGTATATTAACTAAGCCAAGTGTAGGTATgattattgatgatgatgatgatggtatcctgttatccctcatcagggacatagggctctcagaagggatttccatttttcGCGGTCCAGCGCGGCCTCCTCCAACTCggtatgattattaattttaataaataaatcaataaaataataaataaaggttGAGGTGCAAtcaagagtatttgtattgtataaacCGTTCTCAGTATGACCtgaatatataattatgatgtATTGATTATCATGATCTGATGTAACAAATAATACTTTATTGATCTTTGAAAAACAAGAAAGAAATTTATAAATTTCTTCTTAAActtttatagtacctacctataggtatgaTGAAAAGACACAATTTTGATGTAATCGAAATTTTTACTTTTCATGCAATGTATGAAACGTGACTGATGAATGACGATGATTTCACCATTACCTTTCTCTGGTGTTAGAGGGCAAACGTCCGACCTGGATATAAGGAAAGCTGCAATGTGTATGTTCTAAGGCAGAAGATTAAAGCGAGAAGCAGGACGTTAGCGTAAGCATAtttctgttttgtttattttatttttaggacAAAATATTCCCTTACACATTCACAAGCCAAGCCAGGGGGTGCCACAAGGAATTTGCTTGCACTTCGGAATTTGTCATAATTATAATGTACTTGGAAATTTTGACCCATGCCATCGAGCCCGGGTGGCCGAGAGGTTCAGGCATCTGTCGCGTAAACGGAGGACGCTGCTTCGAGCCCTGGGCCTTGGTAATTTTTTTCCtgtgtatatgacatttatatcgttaatattaaaaaaaaaacaacgtaatgaaaaaatgtgctgtaaaactacaaagaatATGTTTTTCTTGTGCcctcataatatataatatatataatatattcgtAATTGCATTTATACGTATAATGTTTGCCATTGCATAACCAACCACCATGTTACTAACCATGACGTTACATTTAGTTGACACAACTAACTTACAAGGTTTttagatattatatttattttataattaggtaaaattttattttcttgttaaaattaatttcatattgCCTTATTATACTGCGGCTATTATATTGCGACTGTTATCgattttagcaacataaatattatgatcacgccatgaaaaaaaaaaaacacaaaaatcataaGCTTTTGTGAAATCGCTCGTTGCCCGTCACTTTTACAGTCTCAATTATTTTCTCATCGCGTGTGATGCATCGAAAGCACTGTTTTTGTGACTTTGAGCACCGTGACTTAATGTTGTGGGAATGTATGGAAATCTAAACAGGATATGGAAACACCAACAAATGTACCATCAAGGATTTCTTCTGTGCtacttcgtaccttgtcacagtgacaagtACAAGAGATCCCTATAGTGGCTTTCATATTTATTGTCagtgtgacaaggtacgaagtgGCACAGACGTTAAATTCCTTGACTCTATGTCAGGAATTGGCAATTTTATCATGGCCTAGTGTCAGACAAGCGGTTTCTTGGTTTAGCGGTTTTTCTTATTACTTAGATGCTAACCGTTTCTAACAAGCCTATCTACTACTgttacattgttgtatatttgACTAAAGTTTAGGATAATCGTGAtcattttaaatttctttattaaGGCTTCAAATTTCAACATAGCTGGATTAAGGGTtggtgaaaataaattatactgcatggttttattttttaataacaacAGTCGTTTGctgacatttttatacatattttctacaaataaataatttaaagctAAGGCGACataaacaattaataaaaatagtaatttaaaaaatacataggaAATGATTTATATACAATTATGATAATGAATATGATAGATATGTACAAAACAAGTGTTGTTAAATCTTACAACATACTTACACAATATTAAAGCCAAGGACTGGTTGTCACAAccataaatattttatgaaatacatataaatactatTATATACTACATAGAActttataaataatagttattcgTCAACCTTACAAAGGTTTCTTAACATGACTAAATAAATTTGAGCGAAACAAAAACTTAACAAATCAGtcaacaaataaacattcacACTCAATAAATAGCAAAATAAGTTAATAATTTTAACGATGGGTGTGTACGAGAAATCTCAAAACTAGGTCATAACATCTAGGGCATTTCACTGGGGCTTTTGGCCTGAATACGCTAGGCTCTGTGCATCTATAGACCTGCCCCAGCCGCCGCTGCTGTGTCCGCTGCTAGCGCCGCTGCCGCCGTATCCTGCTGAGGAGTCACCACCGTAACCACTGGAACCACCGAAGTCGTGGCTCGATGTGTGACTGGAACTATGATGAGGATGCGCCACTACTTCATATGTCACATGCTTCTGCTGGGACAACAACTTCTTCAGACCAATAATCGCCGACAGGACCAAAGCCAACTTGCCAATCAGCAACGCCTTTCCAGCAATCAACGCAATCGCTCCAATAGCCAGCGGCATTAACGCCATCAGCTTCATCGCCAAAGCCATCATCAGCGGCCCGAGAATCTTCTGCGCCTTCTTTTTCTTGCCCCTACCTTCATCTGAAACTTCATTGTCTTCCGTGAACGAAGAAACTGTTTCTTCCAAAGCTCGTCCTACGCCCGAAACTGTATCCACAACATCAGATCCTTTCACTTCAACGCGTATGGAGTGCGTGTCCAAATATCTCTTTAATCTCGAAAGAGGATCCAAGGATCGTGGGGCACCAGTTTCTTGAGGAGCGTCGGTAGCCCTCACAACAGTGACTCCATCGGACAGGACGAAGCTGTCCTTCTGTCCGATCATCTTGTCGACGAAAGAGAAGAACTTGTATTTCAAACATGACGTGGAATCCTTCCGCAAGCAGTCGTTAAATCCATCCAGGTCGTTTTCCGAGTGTCCCGTGTCTTGGGCCGGGAGCGCGACGCACGCCGACGCGAGCCAGAGAACAACACAAGTCCGCCACATACTAAGTTCGTGCACCACACTGGCGCGCTCGCGATTCGCTGTAGCTTAAATACCCTCCTTCCCTCGCCTGTTGAAAAAACTCACCGAAATCACAGAATGGACTTTCTTCGTCTGGAAGTAAAAGTGTGGTCCAGGTTTCATAAGACGTTGCATTAATGTGAAAGCCCGTGTTATTACTTGAAACGTAAGCGGAAATCGTAAAGGTCGCGGATTCGTGTCGGGCACTTGTTTTCGTTCATTCATGATTTTAGTGCAGCTTTGAAGCTGAACAAGTTTCAGGCAAGATTGTATAACCttcatatgtatacctactggaatagtttttttttatattttgctacTATTATCGCACACCCAACTTTAGAATTCCTGGTGGCAAATTATACGTCATTACGTCATTTTAcggaataacatttttattttctaatgcTGTACTGTATAATACTGTAATGTTTCTCAAAATTAATTACGCACACTACTTAAATTATAAGCTTTAAAGCTCTGCCTCTCGGCACAACAAAATATGTCccattgttatatttttatgttctcAATATCCGCGTagttaaacttatttattttaataagtactTAACTTTATACGGAAACGAGAGTATGTACCTACCAGTTGCATTAAGCTACTCTTATATCTTCACTTAAATATAACTATATGGTTCAAAAGTTCAGTGCTACTCGTACAACTATTGAATTGTATCAATACgacattttattaattgtataaaaaacaaaatgttcTTTCTGGTtgtctaagttttttttttcattcataaaaaattgATATTCAAAATCATGTCTTCGTCATTCAAAATACTTAATAGTCAATAGAGAGATagagtaatacaaaatagtaaTTTTTGACCATAGTTGGGAGCTTTTGTACTAAAGTTAGGTGTTCGGACGaaaatattgtataattatgtaatctTATTTTGCACATCTACTCTCAtataaagtatcattctatggaactcgctaactatgtaaacaaaccgccatatttgaattgtctctgaatgtcaatttactagtgacttttgtttacataatatttagcaAGTtccaaactgccgtattcgaacttcaagatattcacaagagacgacacgtactagatccattctagatacgttataggtttagatttcaactagttctcttttgcagcgaaattcgggcaactaatgtcacttttaccgtagatcgtgttagatacctattagatgtgaattagatctctaagtaatatcttgtggaaatcgttcaagagtatctccagtatcgcggaaatgtcaaatttgacaggttagatcttaaacatatcgttatcgtatcttgacgatgtctaaaagatatataatagatgtctattacaaaatccgaatcgagcccaTAATATGACTGAATGAAATGACATCGAGCGCGACTGGACATTAACAACATAaatagtaaaattataaaaacatataaataatgaTATAAGTGTAAATTACATccagatataaaaataataatcgcaAACCGTTTAGCAAAAtccatacctatattatattgcatattaataaaatacaaccCTCCATTTCTTTAACACACAAATGACCATAATAGCTGTTATTTGATAGTAATCTAGGAATGCTAGGTGGAAACCTAGGCTAAACTGGTTTAGTGCAGGAAAACTGTTACTCGCTATGAAAGTTAGAAAGCATTCTATAGCTTACTTATGCTGGATTACAATTAAATGCATCCGTTGAAGTCTAGATTAGAcgaattaaatacctacatatcctAACTTTTCCTGTGAGTTTCTCGTTTTTTTACAAACGCCTTCTTAAGTATTTTTTGACCGAGctttagcgaaggtctccgtttcagcttgggcaaaaatgctttcggaTGTCcgaatgttctcctctacaggtctcAATCTCGCAATTCTCAACAGATTTTCGTGAAATGTTGAGAGCAGGTTATTTAATGGTTGTAA carries:
- the LOC134657509 gene encoding uncharacterized protein LOC134657509; protein product: MWRTCVVLWLASACVALPAQDTGHSENDLDGFNDCLRKDSTSCLKYKFFSFVDKMIGQKDSFVLSDGVTVVRATDAPQETGAPRSLDPLSRLKRYLDTHSIRVEVKGSDVVDTVSGVGRALEETVSSFTEDNEVSDEGRGKKKKAQKILGPLMMALAMKLMALMPLAIGAIALIAGKALLIGKLALVLSAIIGLKKLLSQQKHVTYEVVAHPHHSSSHTSSHDFGGSSGYGGDSSAGYGGSGASSGHSSGGWGRSIDAQSLAYSGQKPQ